GGAGATGCTCGGCGGGCTTCTGGTCGGCGTCACCTCGTCCGGCGTGCTGATGGCGATCTTCCAGTCCAACGCGGGCGGCGCGTGGGACAACGCCAAGAAACGCATCGAAGGGGGTATCGAGTTCGACGGCGTGGTCTACGGCAAGGGCTCCGACACCCACAAAGCGGCAGTCGTAGGCGACACGGTCGGCGACCCGCTCAAGGACACCAGCGGCCCCAGCCTCAACATTCTCATGAAGCTCATCGCCGTCGTGGCGCTGGTCATCGCCCCGCTGCTCTGAAGAGCGCAACAGCCATCAAACTCCAAAGCCCTCCCGGTAATCGCACCGGGAGGGCTTTTTTGTGTGCTGGATTTTAGATGACTGAAAAGAAGAGGCGAAGAAGTAAACAATTTTGAATCTCCCGTCATTGCGAGCCTCCTGTATCAGGATCGATACCGCACACGGATAATGAACATGATTTTCTTCGACAAAATCTGTCGTTCATAACTGTAGGGACGGCTCTTGTGGCCGTCCTCTTACGAAAGAGCAACGATGGTTATTCAATGGCATTAAACGAAGTAAAATGGCGATAAACTGACACGTGTTCATGGAAAGCGCAGCGACGTGGCAATCCAGACTCTTTGCTCGCCACAAAGATGGATCGCCACGCCCCGACAAGTCGGGACTCGCGATGACGAATCTTCGTTAGCAAAAATTAGACAAGTACAAGGAAATATCAAGAGGATGAAATTGGAAGGACAGGCAAACACTCCGGTTAGCACAAAGGCAACTTCTTCGGCTTGCAAAGATTCTTCTTCTTTTTCGACACCCTCGCACATTTCTGGCAAATGTACTTCGGATTTGAGACTACCTCCACAATAGCGGTAAGGTTTTCCTCGATTTCTTTCTTATCGAGCTGGCAGAGTTTATGATCTGTTTTCATGTTGGTTTAAATAGCTTATCATATAGTGTTAGTAGTAAAAGAACACAATGCAAAGCTTTGCGTTGAACGGATTATTATTTGATATTTTGTACTACCCTGCATTTTGGAAAAGCCGAACACCCCAAAAATTTCTTACCCATATTTGCCCCTCTTTTTGCGGTACGCAACACCATAGCACTACCACATTTAGGGCATTTTCTATCAGCTGACGGGTCTGATCTTGCTTGGAGCTTTTGGACATGCTTACGGTTTGTTTTCCTCGTTGTCTCTAAGCGCCCTGATTGTATCTGCACCAACGCACTTTGAACCTCCGATTCAGACAGTACTGGTTCATGAAAAGATTTTATGTACCCGATATACCTGCCACAACACGTAACATTTGGTGGCATTGGTGTTTTGAACGTGCTATCCCCCACAAAGGCAACAACCGAGTGAATTGTTGATGCCGGGACATTGAGCGTTGCCTGCAATGCCTTTACATGCTTATAGTTCTGACGTAATGGATTCTGAAATTTGAAAGATTGTTTAAAAATCTGTTGTGTCCACTGCGCCTGATTTTCTGCACCAAATATCCACCCCCTTATGTTCTTAGTTTCAACTACGAATATTCCAAAAGGAGATACAAAAATGTGATCAATCTGAGTGCTGCCATCCAGTGTTGGCAATGTGACGTTGTGAATTGCATGATAGGTTTCAGCCGGAAGACTTACCTTTGCGCGGAATTTCACTAGCGTTTCTCCGAAAACCCCCTTGAACCAAGGAGATTTGAGGATACCCAAAATCAGCATGAGTGTAATTAACCACCAAAGCTTGAATACCTCATTGATAAGCGTAGAAAAATCCATCTTCTTCCTTCACCTAATATTTATAGACGCCTGACTCCTGATTTATTCCCATATAAAACATCAAGCACCCCCTTTACTTGACACTTCTGAATTCATCGATTGACATACCCAGTATTTTCAGCAATTGCCTCTCAACACCTGGAGAAATATCTTTTGATCCATGATTAGGCACTGGAAAAGTGTTTTTCCCGTCAGAAAAAATGACATGCGAACCTTTCTGGCGAACAATGGCATAGCCCATTTTTAGCAACCTTTTTTCAATCTCCTTATACTTGAACGGCATATTTTTCTACCGCAGTAGCCAGTTCATTTCTGATAAGCCGCTCATCGTTTACCTGCTCGAGGTGATAATCCATAATCATCTCGACAACGTTCTTCAACTCCGTCACCGCATCTTTTTCCGAGTAGGCGAATGCAAACAGATTCTCATGGCCTTCCACTCTTGCCAGGAAACCATCCC
This genomic window from Chlorobaculum limnaeum contains:
- a CDS encoding nuclease-related domain-containing protein, giving the protein MDFSTLINEVFKLWWLITLMLILGILKSPWFKGVFGETLVKFRAKVSLPAETYHAIHNVTLPTLDGSTQIDHIFVSPFGIFVVETKNIRGWIFGAENQAQWTQQIFKQSFKFQNPLRQNYKHVKALQATLNVPASTIHSVVAFVGDSTFKTPMPPNVTCCGRYIGYIKSFHEPVLSESEVQSALVQIQSGRLETTRKTNRKHVQKLQARSDPSADRKCPKCGSAMVLRTAKRGANMGKKFLGCSAFPKCRVVQNIK
- a CDS encoding type II toxin-antitoxin system HicA family toxin, with translation MPFKYKEIEKRLLKMGYAIVRQKGSHVIFSDGKNTFPVPNHGSKDISPGVERQLLKILGMSIDEFRSVK